A single genomic interval of Lewinellaceae bacterium harbors:
- a CDS encoding sigma-54-dependent Fis family transcriptional regulator: protein MAETSLQSVKQRFGIIGRSALLDRALSTAIRVANTDLTVLINGESGVGKEVFSKIIHGLSNRKHAPFIAVNCGAIPEGTINSELFGHEKGAFTGATGDRKGYFETVHGGTIFLDEVGEMPLDTQAYLLRILETGEYIRVGSSKVQKTDVRVIAATNVDLLVRIKEGKFREDLYYRLNTVPIYVPALRERREDIYMLFRKFAHDFGEKYRTSSIVLTDDAVQILENYSWPGNIRELKNLAEQLSVLTDQNEIDAETLAHFFPQFLKRNLPVQHIDASKENLSEREILYKLLFDMKSDLTDLKQLVFGLISTNNLDMPEYEVGSMSPPLIEAQKPFPESRPHDDRPIILSDSARDTYAKTEVVEENLSIEEMEKELILKALRKHQGKRKYAAQELGISERTLYRKINQYHLD, encoded by the coding sequence ATGGCGGAAACCAGCCTCCAATCGGTCAAACAACGCTTTGGTATCATCGGGCGTTCTGCTCTCCTGGATCGTGCCCTGAGCACCGCCATCCGTGTGGCCAACACCGACCTCACTGTGCTGATCAATGGAGAAAGCGGAGTCGGCAAGGAAGTATTTTCAAAGATCATTCACGGGTTAAGTAACCGCAAACATGCGCCCTTCATTGCAGTCAACTGCGGAGCTATCCCGGAAGGAACCATCAACTCCGAATTATTCGGCCATGAGAAAGGAGCATTCACCGGCGCTACCGGTGACCGGAAAGGCTATTTTGAAACCGTCCACGGTGGTACCATATTCCTGGATGAGGTCGGAGAAATGCCTTTGGACACCCAGGCCTATCTGTTGCGTATTCTGGAAACCGGGGAATACATCCGGGTGGGAAGTTCCAAAGTACAGAAAACCGATGTAAGGGTGATCGCCGCAACCAACGTCGATCTGTTGGTGCGGATAAAAGAAGGAAAATTCCGTGAAGATCTGTACTACCGGCTGAACACCGTACCCATCTATGTGCCGGCGCTGCGGGAACGGAGAGAAGATATTTATATGCTTTTCAGGAAGTTTGCCCATGATTTCGGAGAAAAGTACCGGACCTCTTCCATTGTGCTGACCGACGATGCCGTACAAATTCTGGAAAATTATTCCTGGCCCGGCAATATCCGGGAGTTGAAGAACCTTGCCGAGCAACTATCCGTGTTAACCGATCAAAACGAGATCGATGCGGAAACACTCGCCCACTTTTTTCCTCAGTTCCTTAAAAGGAATTTACCCGTCCAGCATATCGATGCAAGTAAGGAAAATCTCTCCGAGCGGGAGATTCTTTACAAGTTGCTCTTCGACATGAAAAGTGATCTGACGGATCTGAAGCAGCTTGTATTTGGTCTGATCTCCACCAATAATCTGGACATGCCCGAATACGAAGTAGGGTCGATGTCTCCGCCCCTGATCGAAGCCCAGAAACCGTTCCCCGAAAGCAGGCCCCACGATGATCGCCCGATCATCCTCTCCGACTCGGCCCGGGACACCTATGCCAAAACGGAAGTAGTCGAAGAAAACCTTTCGATCGAAGAAATGGAGAAAGAGTTAATCCTCAAAGCATTGCGCAAGCATCAGGGAAAGCGTAAATATGCAGCACAGGAACTAGGCATTTCCGAACGCACGTTGTATCGTAAAATCAATCAGTATCATCTTGACTAA